The genomic DNA GAGCGCGATATACGGCTGAACCGCCTTTGTCGCGAATTTCGGATGCGATCGCTTCAAGTCGATCGGTACGCCGTGCTCCTAACACGACCTGTAAGCCCTTGCCAGCGAGTAGACGGGCTGTTGCTTCACTAATACCACTGCTCGCGCCAGTGATGAGCACGACTTTCTGTGTGTTTTCGTTAATAGTCATGAGCGTGTATCTCCTAGTTGTTTTACAGTTGTAAATCTGAAGTTTATTGGTAGCGGCGGCTTTGGGCTATTTGTTCTCTTCACGGTACAGAACCATGCCGCCATGGTAAAGCACGCCATCGCGAAATTCGCCGTCGGCGGTAAAGCCAGTGTCATCAACGTAATCGATGTGGTTGCCGGTGAGGGTGTAGCTACCCTGATAGGCACTTTGCTTCTGACCGCGTGCTTCGTCGTAACGCCCATTGGGTAGAAGTTCGTGGCGGATGTAGCCGTCCTTTGTCACCCACATACCCACATAGGACTGCTGACCAAGGGTTTGTGTGGCTACTTCGGTTCGAGAGTTTTGAGCTTCTTCCATAGTTTGTGAAGGGGATGATATGTTTTCCAGATTTAAGTAGGAGCGGGGTGAACAGCCAATCATCAGTAGAACGGCGCTGAAACAAAAGGGGGTAATCCTAAAGTGTTTAGGGGGTGGATGAGTTGTGTTGCTCATGTTTTTTCTGTTGAGTTGTAGAGTCTTGGGTGGGACTAGATTACTGAGCAGTACTAGACCTTCGCGAAGACGCAGTAAATACTTCCCGCAATGCTTGCGCTGCATCAATGGAACGGGGAAATCCAGCCGTGACTGTAGTCAGGTAAACGATTTCTTTGAGTTCATCCTGTGTCGCGCCTAACCTGAGCGCATAGCCCGCATGGATCTTTATCTGTGGCAGATTACCCTGGGCAGCAAAGGCGGCAACGGTCGCAAGCTGACGAGTGCGATCGTCTAGTCCTCTGCGCGACCAGACTTCACCGAGGGCGTAGTTAGTGATTGCATCTGCTAAAAACGGGAAGTCTTGGCGCAGGGCATCAAGGACTGGCTGTCCTGCTCCGCCTGACGGCTTATTAATAACTTGATTGCCTCGCTCACAGCGGCTCTGATTTTCGGGCTGCGCTTGTGCCGTCGTTATTGGCTGAGTTTGGGCAGTGGCAACAAGCGGAAAGAACGCAACCAAGAGCGCAACCAGGGTGCAAAGCAAGGCAATAATGATTCTGTTAATCCCTTTTCTCCAGTGAACCTTTCTATGTCTGCGATTGGCTTTGCCAAGCTCCGAAGGATCGCAGACTCGATGTCTCATCTCATTCACAATACTTTTAGCCTCAACTATGAATCTAACTTTGTTTTCTACGTTTTTATTGCTACTGCAATTGGGTTCACG from Coleofasciculaceae cyanobacterium includes the following:
- a CDS encoding Atu4866 domain-containing protein, which gives rise to MEEAQNSRTEVATQTLGQQSYVGMWVTKDGYIRHELLPNGRYDEARGQKQSAYQGSYTLTGNHIDYVDDTGFTADGEFRDGVLYHGGMVLYREENK
- a CDS encoding carboxymuconolactone decarboxylase family protein: MRHRVCDPSELGKANRRHRKVHWRKGINRIIIALLCTLVALLVAFFPLVATAQTQPITTAQAQPENQSRCERGNQVINKPSGGAGQPVLDALRQDFPFLADAITNYALGEVWSRRGLDDRTRQLATVAAFAAQGNLPQIKIHAGYALRLGATQDELKEIVYLTTVTAGFPRSIDAAQALREVFTASSRRSSTAQ